In Pyxidicoccus xibeiensis, the following proteins share a genomic window:
- a CDS encoding zinc ribbon domain-containing protein, producing the protein MLCSHCGQPLPSAHGPTCPHCGRDVTPAGSPVEDAAEAARRTAEAAGRAVQSLLEDPRLRERLPGGSLPLLGSGLVAAAVLLPGLPMLAGTIGLPWSVVMLAGSVLLGAREWRAAGRPVAPPLERVVHVASHAAFLPLFTGLTLTFAFLKLGYGLVPLLWLLGAVVLGYVQWRVFRASSASAPELRPRPGAARFKRWVLAGAAACAVSLLFTWGVGLDSRLSLGGYGYERSTVHEVDQTGRSTGRSWDESNYGWRSGISNTYHVYSTSGRARVGAPLAVMSLLALALLAAVPRARAALSPLLPLALAGLLTLWGLLGLAMHLGPVLFLAGVLAIDAAVVREFRQGRGTGPEAG; encoded by the coding sequence ATGCTCTGCTCGCATTGCGGCCAGCCCCTTCCGTCCGCGCACGGCCCCACCTGTCCCCACTGTGGCCGGGACGTCACGCCCGCCGGCTCGCCCGTGGAAGACGCGGCCGAGGCGGCCCGCCGCACCGCCGAGGCCGCGGGCCGTGCCGTTCAGTCCCTGCTGGAGGACCCCCGCCTGCGCGAGCGGCTTCCCGGAGGCTCGCTGCCGCTGCTCGGCTCGGGGCTGGTGGCCGCCGCCGTCCTCCTGCCGGGGCTGCCCATGCTGGCGGGCACCATCGGCCTGCCATGGTCGGTGGTGATGCTCGCGGGCAGCGTGCTGCTGGGCGCGCGCGAGTGGCGTGCCGCGGGACGCCCCGTCGCGCCGCCGCTGGAGCGCGTCGTCCACGTGGCGTCGCACGCGGCCTTCCTGCCGCTGTTCACTGGGCTCACGCTCACCTTCGCCTTCCTGAAGCTGGGCTACGGGCTGGTGCCCCTGCTCTGGCTCCTCGGCGCCGTGGTGCTGGGCTACGTCCAGTGGCGCGTCTTCCGGGCGTCCTCCGCGTCGGCGCCGGAGCTGCGGCCCCGGCCCGGGGCGGCGCGCTTCAAGCGGTGGGTGCTCGCCGGCGCCGCCGCGTGCGCCGTGTCACTGCTGTTCACCTGGGGCGTGGGCCTCGACAGCCGGCTGTCCCTGGGCGGCTACGGCTACGAGCGGTCCACGGTGCACGAGGTCGACCAGACCGGCCGCTCCACCGGCCGGAGCTGGGACGAGTCGAACTACGGTTGGCGCTCCGGCATCTCCAACACGTACCACGTCTACAGCACGTCCGGACGCGCGCGGGTGGGAGCGCCGCTCGCGGTGATGTCGCTGCTGGCGCTCGCGCTGCTGGCCGCGGTGCCCCGGGCCCGCGCCGCGCTCTCCCCCCTGCTGCCGCTCGCGCTCGCGGGGTTGCTCACCCTGTGGGGCCTGCTCGGCCTCGCCATGCACCTGGGGCCCGTGCTGTTCCTCGCGGGCGTGCTGGCCATCGACGCCGCCGTGGTGCGCGAGTTCCGCCAGGGGCGCGGGACGGGCCCCGAGGCGGGTTGA
- a CDS encoding DUF2804 domain-containing protein: protein MMPEREAVLLPPAPASVATPQGEPRFGTYQGELPEVDLPRLQGRWSPTRTTRLLKRKRWHYTFAATPEVAALFAVVDLGYTASAFAVALDLRERKPLCDVSFLGAPGPMVELGDKPGAGLNASFRTLGGKLSIKRGEDDERYRVAVDVSRLRTGSLQSFQWSGDLLVAGGPPALTVIAPVEGDGLVNVTMKRNGLLSFGSLEAGGKRFRLDGGVGGMDYTQGYLARHTAWRWAFAAGRLADGTPVGVNLVEGFNESNVEANENALWLGDRLYPLGRARFEYNAKELMEPWRLVTTDGAVDLRFQPFYVHREERDLRLVVSHFAQPVGFFSGTVKVGGRTLELSNVPGVTEDQDMLW from the coding sequence ATGATGCCCGAGCGCGAAGCCGTCCTGCTGCCCCCCGCCCCGGCCTCCGTGGCCACCCCGCAGGGGGAACCCCGATTCGGTACGTACCAGGGCGAGCTGCCCGAGGTGGACCTGCCCCGCCTGCAAGGCCGGTGGTCCCCCACGCGCACCACCCGCCTGCTCAAGCGCAAGCGGTGGCACTACACCTTCGCGGCCACGCCCGAGGTGGCGGCCCTCTTCGCCGTGGTGGACCTGGGCTACACGGCCAGCGCCTTCGCCGTTGCGCTGGACTTGCGCGAGCGCAAGCCGCTCTGTGACGTGAGCTTCCTGGGCGCGCCCGGGCCCATGGTGGAGCTGGGTGACAAGCCCGGGGCCGGGCTCAACGCGTCGTTCCGGACGCTGGGCGGCAAGCTGTCCATCAAGCGCGGCGAGGACGACGAGCGCTACCGCGTGGCGGTGGACGTCAGCCGCCTGCGCACCGGCAGCCTCCAGTCGTTCCAGTGGTCCGGAGATTTGCTGGTGGCCGGTGGCCCCCCCGCGCTGACGGTGATTGCGCCCGTGGAGGGCGACGGGCTCGTCAACGTGACGATGAAGCGCAACGGCCTCTTGTCCTTCGGCAGCCTCGAGGCGGGCGGCAAGCGCTTCCGGCTGGATGGCGGCGTGGGCGGCATGGACTACACGCAGGGCTACCTGGCGCGGCACACCGCGTGGCGCTGGGCCTTCGCCGCGGGACGGCTGGCGGACGGGACGCCGGTGGGCGTCAACCTGGTGGAGGGCTTCAACGAGAGCAACGTCGAGGCGAACGAGAACGCCCTGTGGCTGGGAGACCGGCTGTACCCGCTGGGGCGCGCGCGGTTCGAGTACAACGCGAAGGAGCTGATGGAGCCGTGGCGGCTGGTGACGACGGACGGCGCGGTGGACCTGCGCTTCCAGCCCTTCTACGTCCACCGCGAGGAGCGGGACTTGCGCCTGGTGGTGAGCCACTTCGCGCAGCCGGTGGGCTTCTTCTCCGGCACGGTGAAGGTGGGCGGGCGCACGCTGGAGCTGTCCAACGTGCCCGGCGTCACCGAGGACCAGGACATGCTGTGGTGA
- a CDS encoding ABC transporter permease yields MSRLAITVFRKELKDHLRDRRSVLTALMFPLLGPVVFLVMFNLLASWYRQDRPLELPVVGRAHAPSLMAFLERYGATLSEAPADYEARIRAGTLDVVVVVPDDYSAEYSTGRTAEVQLVVDSSRQSARHSVMRARRLLEAYAQLLGNQRLYARGIAPELAIPVRVDELDLSTPERTAAGVLNMVPLFLVLAAFAGGMQLASDTMAGERERGSLEPLLLNPAPRGAVVSGKWLATVAMACAAVLLTLVAYLLVVRRVPLEDLGVKARFDAPAALGMALAVLPLTLAASAVQMWVSTYARSFKEAQTYLSLLMVVPMLPGMVLALSPLQTKPWMFAVPVLGQELLAGEVMRGEVLGPLPFIIAALSSVAVAVVALRFTTRLLAHERIVFGRS; encoded by the coding sequence ATGAGCCGCCTGGCCATCACCGTCTTCCGCAAGGAACTCAAGGACCACCTGCGCGACAGGCGCTCGGTGCTCACCGCGCTGATGTTCCCGCTGCTGGGTCCCGTCGTCTTCCTGGTGATGTTCAACCTGCTGGCGTCCTGGTACCGGCAGGACCGGCCGCTCGAGCTGCCGGTGGTGGGGCGCGCCCATGCCCCCAGCCTGATGGCCTTCCTGGAGCGCTACGGGGCCACGCTGTCGGAGGCGCCCGCGGACTACGAGGCGCGCATCCGCGCGGGCACGCTGGACGTGGTGGTGGTGGTGCCGGACGACTACTCGGCGGAGTACTCCACGGGGCGCACCGCCGAGGTGCAGCTGGTGGTGGACAGCTCGCGCCAGTCCGCGCGCCACTCGGTGATGCGGGCGCGGCGGCTGCTGGAGGCGTATGCGCAGCTGCTGGGCAACCAGCGCCTGTATGCGCGGGGCATCGCCCCGGAGCTGGCCATCCCCGTGCGCGTGGACGAGCTGGACCTGTCCACCCCGGAGCGCACCGCCGCCGGCGTGCTGAACATGGTGCCGCTGTTCCTGGTGCTGGCCGCCTTCGCGGGCGGCATGCAGCTGGCCAGCGACACCATGGCTGGAGAGCGCGAGCGCGGCTCGCTGGAGCCGCTGCTGCTCAACCCCGCTCCTCGCGGCGCGGTGGTGTCCGGCAAGTGGCTGGCCACCGTGGCCATGGCGTGCGCGGCGGTGCTGCTCACGCTGGTGGCGTATCTGCTGGTGGTGCGCCGGGTGCCGCTGGAGGATTTGGGCGTGAAGGCCCGCTTCGACGCGCCCGCCGCCCTGGGCATGGCGCTGGCGGTGCTGCCGCTGACGCTGGCGGCCTCGGCCGTGCAGATGTGGGTTTCCACGTATGCGCGCTCGTTCAAGGAGGCGCAGACGTACCTGTCGCTGCTGATGGTGGTGCCCATGCTGCCGGGCATGGTGCTGGCCCTGTCTCCGCTGCAGACGAAGCCGTGGATGTTCGCGGTGCCGGTGCTGGGGCAGGAGTTGCTGGCCGGCGAGGTGATGCGCGGGGAGGTCCTGGGGCCGCTGCCCTTCATCATCGCCGCCCTGTCCAGCGTGGCGGTGGCGGTGGTGGCGCTGCGCTTCACCACCCGCCTGCTCGCCCACGAGCGCATCGTCTTTGGTCGGAGCTGA
- a CDS encoding ABC transporter ATP-binding protein yields MIEAKNLHKRFGAVTAVEDVSFTAEDGVITGLLGPNGAGKTTTMRMLYTLVRPDRGTALVDGVDVVQRPEDARRALGVLPDARGLYPRLTAREHARYYGELHGLSGAVLDRRVDELVELLDMKEIADRRTEGFSQGERVKVALARALVHGPRNVLLDEPTNGLDVMSTRAVRTLLRRLKSEGRCVVFSSHVMQEVAALCDRIVVVAHGRVVADGTPDALRAATGKDSLEEAFVATIGTDQGLMQ; encoded by the coding sequence ATGATTGAGGCGAAAAACCTCCACAAGCGCTTCGGGGCCGTGACGGCCGTGGAGGACGTGTCCTTCACCGCCGAGGACGGCGTGATTACGGGCCTGCTGGGCCCCAACGGCGCCGGCAAGACGACGACGATGCGCATGCTCTACACGCTGGTGCGGCCCGACCGGGGCACCGCGCTGGTGGACGGCGTGGACGTGGTGCAGCGGCCGGAGGACGCTCGGCGGGCGCTGGGAGTCCTGCCGGATGCGCGCGGCCTCTACCCGCGCCTCACCGCCCGCGAGCACGCGCGCTACTACGGCGAGCTGCACGGCCTGTCGGGCGCGGTCCTGGACCGGCGCGTGGACGAGCTGGTGGAGCTGCTGGACATGAAGGAAATCGCCGACCGGCGCACCGAGGGCTTCAGCCAGGGTGAGCGGGTCAAGGTGGCACTGGCGCGGGCGCTGGTGCACGGGCCTCGCAACGTGCTGCTGGACGAGCCCACCAACGGCCTGGACGTGATGAGCACCCGCGCGGTGCGCACGCTGCTGCGGCGGCTGAAGTCGGAAGGGCGGTGCGTGGTGTTCTCCAGCCACGTCATGCAGGAGGTGGCCGCGCTGTGCGACCGCATCGTCGTGGTGGCGCATGGCCGGGTGGTGGCGGACGGGACCCCGGACGCGCTGCGCGCAGCTACCGGCAAGGACAGCCTGGAGGAGGCCTTCGTGGCCACCATCGGCACAGACCAGGGGCTGATGCAATGA
- a CDS encoding alpha/beta hydrolase, whose translation MLALGLAALALASCSRGEQGASGGRKLTLTPCRLEGLASQAQCGTYEVFEDRAAKTGRKLPLRVVVVPALAAQPAADPLVLLAGGPGQAASRVQVLMALERIRRKRDIVLVDQRGTGDSNPLECEFQSLEAGLAERFADTSPVAQLHKCREGWAADVRQYTTPIAMDDLDEVRAALGYEKINLWGVSYGTRAALVYMRQHPERVRTAILDGVAPMSLYLPLNAPRDGQAALDSLLAHCAKDATCAKAYPDLRPRTEALLAKLEAAPARITVPHPRTGVPEALVLSRRAFLAELFSHLYSPEIASLVPLMLDRATRDDWAPFVALSVGLSETMEHTVSRGLHYAVVCAEDAPFFDAAAVEREAKGTWFGPDMGREMLDVCRDWPRAALPPGYREPVASDVPTLLLSGELDPVTPPAWAEDAKRTLSKSLHVVVPGVGHNTLGADCARSLMQQLLEQGSVEGLKPSCGPSLTRPPFFTSFAGPVP comes from the coding sequence ATGCTGGCCCTGGGGCTCGCGGCGCTGGCGCTGGCGTCCTGCTCGCGGGGGGAGCAGGGGGCCTCGGGCGGGCGGAAGCTGACGCTCACGCCCTGCCGGCTGGAGGGCCTGGCCTCCCAGGCCCAATGCGGCACCTACGAGGTCTTCGAGGACCGGGCCGCGAAGACGGGGCGGAAGCTGCCCCTGCGCGTGGTGGTGGTGCCGGCCCTGGCCGCCCAGCCCGCGGCGGATCCGCTGGTGCTGCTGGCCGGAGGCCCGGGCCAGGCGGCGTCGCGCGTGCAGGTGCTGATGGCGCTGGAGCGCATCCGCCGCAAGCGCGACATCGTCCTGGTGGACCAGCGCGGGACGGGGGACTCGAACCCGCTGGAGTGTGAGTTCCAGTCGCTGGAGGCGGGGCTGGCGGAGCGCTTCGCGGACACGAGCCCGGTGGCGCAGCTGCACAAGTGCCGCGAGGGCTGGGCCGCGGACGTGCGCCAGTACACCACGCCCATCGCCATGGATGACCTGGACGAGGTGCGCGCGGCGCTGGGCTACGAGAAAATCAACCTGTGGGGCGTGTCCTACGGCACGCGCGCGGCGCTGGTGTACATGCGCCAGCACCCGGAGCGCGTGCGCACCGCGATTCTGGATGGCGTGGCGCCCATGAGCCTGTACCTGCCGCTCAACGCGCCCCGCGACGGGCAGGCGGCGCTGGACTCGCTGCTGGCCCACTGCGCGAAGGATGCGACGTGCGCGAAGGCATACCCGGACCTGCGGCCGCGCACGGAGGCGCTGCTGGCGAAGCTGGAGGCGGCGCCCGCGCGCATCACCGTGCCGCACCCGCGCACCGGTGTGCCGGAGGCGCTGGTGCTGTCGCGCCGCGCCTTCCTGGCGGAGCTGTTCAGCCACCTCTACAGCCCGGAGATTGCGTCGCTGGTGCCGCTGATGCTCGACAGGGCCACGCGGGATGACTGGGCTCCCTTCGTCGCGCTCAGCGTGGGCCTGTCCGAGACCATGGAGCACACCGTCAGCCGGGGCCTGCACTACGCCGTCGTCTGCGCGGAGGACGCGCCCTTCTTCGACGCCGCGGCGGTGGAGCGCGAGGCGAAGGGCACCTGGTTCGGCCCGGACATGGGCCGGGAGATGCTGGACGTGTGCAGGGACTGGCCCCGCGCCGCGCTGCCCCCGGGCTACCGCGAGCCGGTGGCGTCGGACGTGCCCACGCTGCTGCTGTCGGGCGAGTTGGATCCGGTGACGCCGCCCGCGTGGGCCGAGGACGCGAAGCGCACGCTGAGCAAGAGCCTCCACGTGGTGGTGCCCGGCGTGGGCCACAACACCCTGGGCGCGGACTGTGCGCGCTCGCTGATGCAGCAGCTGCTGGAGCAGGGGAGCGTGGAGGGCCTGAAGCCCTCGTGCGGCCCGAGCCTCACCCGGCCTCCCTTCTTCACCTCCTTCGCCGGTCCGGTGCCCTGA
- a CDS encoding LEA type 2 family protein produces MPTMKRALLVLAALSLTTLSGCAALQNLLKGAFKKPSISFKTARLADASLSDATVNLVYEVNNPNGFGLDLASVDYSFFVEGKQVVAGKPKKGLNLKANGKSELVFPANVKFADIAPVVETFLNKDRAGFKAEGSVGVKTPIGVLNFPLSKEGTFEVPKIPQVSFQAPRIKSVSGTSATIEFPLSIKNRNSFPLPVAGIQGALKVAGADVGTLSTGNLGLLDGSGSKEVTLPLTINLLKVAGAAMALRSGGKAQVSLDGKLTSDAQAVPLNLSQLLNFAK; encoded by the coding sequence ATGCCCACGATGAAACGCGCCCTCCTCGTCCTGGCAGCCCTCTCCCTCACCACGCTGAGCGGCTGCGCCGCGCTCCAGAACCTCCTGAAGGGGGCCTTCAAGAAGCCCAGCATCTCCTTCAAGACGGCACGGCTGGCGGACGCGTCCCTGTCCGACGCCACCGTCAACCTCGTGTACGAGGTGAACAACCCCAACGGCTTCGGCCTGGACCTGGCCTCGGTGGACTACTCCTTCTTCGTCGAGGGCAAGCAGGTGGTGGCCGGCAAGCCGAAGAAGGGCCTCAACCTCAAGGCCAACGGCAAGAGCGAGCTCGTCTTCCCCGCCAACGTGAAGTTCGCGGACATCGCCCCCGTGGTGGAGACCTTCCTCAACAAGGACCGCGCCGGCTTCAAGGCCGAGGGCAGCGTGGGCGTCAAGACGCCCATCGGCGTCCTCAACTTCCCCCTGTCCAAGGAGGGCACCTTCGAAGTTCCGAAGATTCCGCAGGTCTCCTTCCAGGCGCCCCGCATCAAGAGCGTCAGCGGCACCAGCGCGACCATCGAGTTCCCGCTGTCCATCAAGAACCGCAACAGCTTCCCCCTGCCCGTGGCCGGCATTCAGGGCGCGCTCAAGGTGGCCGGCGCGGATGTGGGCACCCTGTCCACAGGCAACCTGGGCCTGCTCGACGGCAGCGGCTCCAAGGAAGTCACCCTGCCGCTCACCATCAACCTGCTGAAGGTGGCCGGCGCCGCCATGGCCCTGCGCTCGGGCGGCAAGGCCCAGGTGAGCCTGGACGGCAAGCTGACGTCGGACGCCCAGGCCGTCCCGCTCAACCTCAGCCAACTCCTGAACTTCGCCAAGTGA
- the panD gene encoding aspartate 1-decarboxylase, with protein MRRILFKSKIHRATVTQADLDYEGSVTIDRDLLRAADILPYEKVAVWNVTRGTRLETYALEGPSGSGVICINGAAAHLNQPGDLVILATFAEVEEAELAGWKPTVVFVDGKNRIVPGLTEEIPGPQRRSA; from the coding sequence ATGCGCCGCATCCTCTTCAAGTCCAAGATTCATCGCGCGACCGTGACCCAGGCCGACCTGGACTACGAGGGCTCCGTCACCATCGACCGGGACTTGCTGCGCGCCGCCGACATCCTCCCCTACGAGAAGGTGGCGGTTTGGAACGTCACCCGGGGCACCCGCCTGGAGACGTACGCCCTGGAGGGCCCCTCCGGCAGCGGCGTCATCTGCATCAACGGCGCGGCGGCGCACCTCAACCAGCCCGGCGACCTGGTGATTCTGGCCACCTTCGCGGAAGTGGAAGAGGCGGAGCTGGCCGGGTGGAAGCCCACCGTCGTCTTCGTGGACGGCAAGAACCGCATCGTCCCCGGGCTGACGGAAGAGATTCCGGGCCCCCAGCGCCGCTCGGCCTGA
- a CDS encoding EcsC family protein, whose amino-acid sequence MGFYDSVAERLAFMKMLTPGELKKLGSARLSDVVMQEVARARVRVAELEKRYPHAQPRELAQRLIDEKKNLASMVGGVSGVFGLVALPADLVFMAYLQIILLTDVATLYKVNLKTERARGEMLDLFGYANGLGPLHRAGPKVLGKLAAILLEKGGLHTVGRAMPLVAAPITAYFNNQHIQMVGEQAVRFYEGFDKAHAKAKAHRKASGS is encoded by the coding sequence ATGGGCTTCTACGACAGCGTGGCCGAGCGGCTGGCCTTCATGAAGATGCTGACTCCCGGCGAGCTGAAGAAGCTTGGCTCGGCGCGGCTGTCGGACGTGGTGATGCAGGAGGTGGCGCGCGCCCGGGTGCGGGTGGCCGAGCTGGAGAAGCGCTACCCCCACGCCCAGCCGCGCGAGCTGGCCCAGCGCCTCATCGACGAGAAGAAGAACCTCGCCAGCATGGTGGGCGGGGTGAGCGGCGTCTTCGGCCTCGTGGCCCTGCCCGCGGACCTCGTCTTCATGGCGTACCTGCAAATCATCCTGCTCACGGACGTGGCCACCCTCTACAAGGTGAACCTCAAGACGGAGCGTGCGCGCGGGGAGATGCTGGACTTGTTCGGCTACGCCAACGGCCTGGGCCCGCTGCACCGCGCGGGGCCCAAGGTGCTGGGGAAGCTGGCCGCCATCCTGCTGGAGAAGGGCGGCCTGCACACGGTGGGGCGGGCCATGCCGCTGGTCGCCGCGCCCATCACCGCGTACTTCAACAACCAGCACATCCAGATGGTGGGCGAGCAGGCCGTGCGCTTCTACGAGGGCTTCGACAAGGCGCACGCCAAGGCGAAGGCCCACCGCAAGGCCAGCGGGAGCTGA
- a CDS encoding peptidoglycan-binding protein yields the protein MARTLGLGDSGPEVQRLQQLLTRRGYVVSQDGDFGAATHSAVRAFQAQNLGPDSEPLVVDGGVGPLTWWSLTHPRPFLMEPPPIDFTQMPLPELGGSARGRHALSMALGELRAGEEAATSIRKYLRDLAPEGSSWCAGFVSWCFWQDPAGPPFPYTVSARRLFGELGQRGWAHLSGEHYTPEPGDLVVWSKGDQDEPEDHIGLVHHVAYGMLYTVEGGHGPRVRGFGYQLSVMDRLLGYAQVPGP from the coding sequence ATGGCGCGCACGTTGGGCCTGGGGGATTCGGGGCCCGAGGTCCAGCGGCTCCAGCAACTGCTCACGCGGCGGGGCTACGTCGTGAGTCAGGACGGCGACTTCGGAGCGGCGACGCACTCGGCGGTGCGCGCCTTCCAGGCGCAGAACCTGGGCCCGGACAGCGAGCCGCTGGTGGTGGATGGCGGGGTGGGGCCCCTCACGTGGTGGAGCCTGACGCACCCCCGGCCCTTCCTGATGGAGCCGCCACCCATCGACTTCACGCAGATGCCCCTGCCGGAGCTGGGCGGCAGCGCGCGCGGGCGGCATGCGCTGTCCATGGCGCTGGGCGAGCTGCGGGCGGGCGAGGAAGCCGCGACGTCGATTCGCAAGTACCTGCGCGACCTGGCCCCCGAGGGCAGCTCCTGGTGCGCCGGCTTCGTGAGCTGGTGCTTCTGGCAGGACCCGGCGGGCCCGCCCTTCCCGTACACCGTCAGCGCGCGCCGCCTCTTCGGCGAGCTGGGGCAGCGCGGCTGGGCGCACCTGTCCGGGGAGCACTACACGCCCGAGCCCGGGGACCTCGTCGTCTGGTCCAAGGGCGACCAGGACGAACCGGAGGACCACATCGGGCTGGTGCACCACGTGGCCTACGGGATGCTCTACACGGTGGAGGGCGGCCACGGCCCGCGCGTGCGGGGCTTTGGCTACCAGCTCAGCGTCATGGACCGGCTGCTGGGCTACGCGCAGGTGCCCGGGCCCTGA
- a CDS encoding MarR family winged helix-turn-helix transcriptional regulator yields the protein MSELSMEVRVQVARLRNLIIDVARCGALNSPLSSLPHTELDPMEVQALWWLKAESLLPVNVLADRLGGIALPRLSRLLDRLEDAKLVQRERSVRHDRRRVRVRLTEQGRALAEQADNVVQERMAKLLLPLAGEQRSALVDMLEGWVEAMGCWNRAEELATEEGTEPEPETAEASDVSERPSAPRPRLTRAEPPPVITANAA from the coding sequence ATGTCCGAGCTCTCGATGGAAGTGCGAGTGCAGGTCGCGCGGTTGAGGAATCTCATCATCGACGTAGCGCGCTGCGGCGCGCTGAACAGCCCCCTGAGCTCGCTGCCCCATACGGAGCTGGACCCGATGGAGGTACAGGCGCTGTGGTGGCTGAAGGCGGAGAGCCTCCTGCCCGTCAACGTGCTCGCCGACAGACTGGGAGGCATTGCGCTGCCCCGTCTCAGCCGGTTGTTGGACCGGCTGGAGGACGCGAAGCTCGTCCAGCGTGAGCGCTCGGTGCGGCATGACCGGCGTCGCGTGAGGGTGCGGCTCACCGAGCAGGGGCGGGCGCTCGCGGAGCAGGCCGACAACGTGGTCCAGGAGCGGATGGCGAAGCTGCTGCTGCCGCTCGCCGGTGAGCAGCGCAGCGCGCTGGTGGACATGTTGGAGGGCTGGGTGGAGGCGATGGGCTGCTGGAACCGCGCGGAGGAGCTGGCCACCGAGGAGGGCACCGAGCCGGAGCCCGAGACGGCCGAGGCCTCCGACGTGTCGGAGCGGCCCAGTGCGCCGCGCCCGAGGCTCACGCGCGCCGAGCCTCCCCCCGTCATCACCGCCAACGCGGCCTGA
- a CDS encoding carboxypeptidase-like regulatory domain-containing protein has product MSEVPRVPEVAVRPSPGGLRLRAVLEGERPFQGEARVGAAFISEADRLTWEEAKREGGGGAGPSRLEDLANVAEWRPATVTPSASGGTLGPEPVPVAPRYRLLAWEPDGTFWWGDVVPEAGALERRPTAAVPATGGVAGRLSSDAPASRVVDAGVLRARRPTGVRVRLAGTRPEHGPFFVRVERIVDVDPRGAERASELLPVVRHVAPNVAAALSEGTPLPLSANGDTALLPLPMDPAVRLWLRSASGQEGAPVEVPLREGRVETVVLDVHALFPGGVGSTVTLRGRVVLEGSATAPPGARLVGPDGQDVALTPEGRFTVEALPSWSPSRFTVQVVPSGSGRPLAPEWQAFEFSPKAGVSDAAVTWRVPVYRWLVLRMDGHARALLQERSRRPYPVFVLQRRGTEGRWLTHSAEVFHEEERGMAVSLLEAGTYRVLAATSPYEVHASTSAEVSADGAERFVTLRMDEGGVACEVRVTSAGAPVYGAYVTSTGVLGSLPPARGRTDAEGRWRLGRVLADSLHVEVEAEGHAPWMGEAVSECHTSGVVEVRL; this is encoded by the coding sequence ATGTCGGAGGTGCCGCGCGTGCCCGAGGTCGCGGTGCGGCCCTCGCCGGGGGGCCTCCGGCTGCGCGCGGTGCTGGAAGGGGAACGTCCATTCCAGGGTGAGGCCCGCGTGGGCGCGGCGTTCATCTCCGAGGCGGACCGGCTCACGTGGGAGGAGGCGAAGCGCGAGGGCGGTGGCGGCGCGGGGCCCTCGCGGCTGGAGGACCTGGCCAATGTGGCGGAGTGGCGGCCGGCGACGGTGACGCCGTCCGCCTCGGGCGGGACGCTGGGGCCGGAGCCGGTGCCGGTGGCGCCACGTTACCGGCTGCTGGCCTGGGAGCCGGATGGGACGTTCTGGTGGGGCGATGTGGTGCCGGAGGCGGGAGCGCTGGAGCGGCGGCCCACGGCAGCGGTGCCAGCGACGGGTGGGGTGGCGGGACGGCTGTCTTCTGATGCTCCTGCGTCGAGGGTGGTGGACGCCGGTGTGTTGCGAGCGCGCCGGCCCACGGGAGTACGGGTGCGGCTGGCCGGTACGCGGCCGGAGCACGGGCCCTTCTTCGTCCGGGTTGAGCGCATCGTGGACGTGGACCCGCGCGGCGCCGAGCGCGCGAGCGAGCTGCTGCCGGTGGTGCGCCATGTGGCTCCCAACGTGGCCGCTGCGCTGAGCGAGGGCACGCCCCTTCCGCTGTCTGCCAATGGGGACACCGCGCTGCTCCCGCTGCCGATGGACCCGGCGGTGCGGCTGTGGCTCCGGAGCGCTTCCGGTCAGGAGGGCGCACCGGTGGAGGTGCCGCTGCGCGAGGGGCGTGTGGAGACGGTGGTGCTGGACGTGCATGCACTCTTCCCGGGCGGGGTGGGGAGCACGGTGACGCTGCGGGGGCGCGTGGTGCTGGAGGGCTCGGCCACGGCGCCTCCGGGGGCGCGGCTGGTGGGGCCGGACGGACAGGACGTGGCGCTGACGCCGGAAGGACGCTTCACGGTGGAGGCGCTGCCTTCGTGGAGCCCGTCTCGGTTCACCGTGCAGGTGGTGCCTTCCGGCTCGGGGCGTCCGCTGGCGCCGGAGTGGCAGGCCTTCGAGTTCTCCCCGAAGGCCGGTGTGTCCGACGCGGCGGTGACGTGGCGCGTGCCGGTGTACCGGTGGCTGGTGCTGCGCATGGATGGCCATGCGCGCGCGCTGCTCCAGGAGCGGTCTCGGCGGCCGTATCCGGTGTTCGTGCTCCAGCGGCGCGGCACGGAGGGACGGTGGCTCACGCACTCCGCCGAGGTCTTCCATGAGGAGGAGCGGGGGATGGCCGTGTCCCTGCTCGAGGCCGGGACGTACCGCGTGCTCGCCGCGACGTCACCCTACGAAGTCCATGCGAGCACTTCGGCGGAAGTGAGCGCGGATGGCGCGGAGCGCTTCGTCACCTTGCGGATGGACGAGGGCGGCGTGGCCTGCGAGGTGCGCGTCACCTCGGCGGGGGCGCCCGTGTACGGCGCGTATGTCACCAGCACCGGGGTCCTGGGCTCGCTGCCGCCCGCGCGGGGCCGCACGGACGCGGAAGGACGGTGGCGGCTGGGCCGCGTGCTGGCGGACTCACTCCACGTCGAAGTCGAGGCGGAGGGCCATGCCCCCTGGATGGGAGAGGCTGTCTCGGAATGCCACACCTCCGGAGTGGTGGAGGTGCGGCTGTAG